A section of the Pseudomonas tritici genome encodes:
- the mksF gene encoding Mks condensin complex protein MksF, translating into MSKERYGIRRFALLNTAGYSLGLFPLEEPLSVYGANNLGKSASINALQFPILARMSDMSFGKYTLEQSRRFYFATDTSYILVEVSLPHGPHVIGVVGRGPGGGFGHQFFAYAGKLDLAHYQKNDTCLRQKELFTNLEREGLKAYELKPDELRRLLVGGHTSIPLDLTLIPLRSTSEQSLKTFRALFINLLHMREITAAKLKQLFLDAFEHSLRSGSVDYIAACEEAFRDVRRMEQDYNALVAAGPLVEALANGVKQRDILRGKLHRLSPLLDSLLGTWSDYASARKEELTIQAEHYRNEQDALQNDQRGGTQELMRLEREISGIQRWLGELSVLKHRFALVDDVKVLEQQLLAAKDAHDELAGALAQSRQFSAEDLDERLRDLEKRLKSVKQQLDHADNNSYAKLREEFSQQDVERLMRLFNSSLFSLPLGEHGITLDEEGLWVKSLEQILDGFKGERFEVPGLAIDISHIEPPALQALADRAALRDQKERLEKELKQLKTQQAVASDRAASKTQTEALYQQVLDAQKALEDFRRAQTLSAEEGEKLENLAQMEAAQDELKRSSDAFTERVQQLSAKLQLVGRQIGDMEAKQRTLDDALRRRQLLPADLPFGTPFMDPVDDSMDNLLPLLNDYQDSWQGLLRADGQIEALYAQVRLKGVAKFDSEDDVERRLQLLINAYAHRTDEALTLGKARRAAVTDIARTLRNIRSDYDSLEHQLALFNREINKRQVSNLQSFRIVLAPNKEALKHIDQIIHSAGQYEEGETLSVFDLSHSAEQDNKNEEAKEYLARLVAANHNQLGLKDLFELAFEITKVNGQPVIHTDIDGAASNGTTMTIKALTNMYLLLHLMDRDQAGRVRLPYYLDEAADIDEKNQAALLETSLQLGFVPILASVKPQVSAQVAIDLEGGSGPNGIYIDEADWKYIRRHDVVKATVNVQADEPELDEV; encoded by the coding sequence ATGAGTAAGGAACGCTACGGCATCCGCCGCTTCGCCCTATTGAACACCGCCGGTTACAGCCTGGGTTTGTTCCCGCTGGAAGAACCGCTGTCGGTTTACGGCGCAAACAACCTGGGTAAATCCGCGTCGATCAACGCCTTGCAGTTCCCGATCCTGGCGCGCATGTCGGACATGAGTTTCGGCAAGTACACCCTGGAACAATCGCGGCGCTTCTACTTCGCTACCGACACCAGCTACATCCTCGTGGAAGTCTCCCTGCCCCACGGCCCGCATGTAATCGGCGTGGTCGGGCGCGGCCCGGGTGGCGGTTTCGGGCACCAGTTCTTTGCCTATGCCGGCAAGCTGGACCTGGCCCACTATCAGAAGAATGACACCTGCCTGCGTCAGAAAGAGCTGTTCACCAACCTTGAGCGCGAGGGCCTCAAAGCCTACGAGCTGAAGCCGGATGAGCTGCGCCGTTTGCTGGTGGGTGGCCATACATCGATCCCGCTGGACCTGACGTTGATTCCGCTGCGCTCTACCAGCGAACAGAGCCTCAAGACGTTCCGCGCGCTGTTTATCAACCTGCTGCACATGCGCGAAATCACCGCGGCCAAGCTCAAGCAATTGTTCCTGGATGCCTTCGAACACAGCCTGCGTTCCGGCAGTGTTGATTACATCGCGGCGTGCGAAGAAGCCTTCCGCGACGTACGACGCATGGAGCAGGACTACAACGCGTTGGTTGCTGCCGGGCCGTTGGTGGAAGCCCTGGCGAATGGCGTGAAACAACGCGATATTTTGCGCGGCAAATTGCATCGCCTGTCGCCATTGCTGGATTCGTTGCTGGGCACTTGGTCCGACTACGCCAGTGCACGCAAGGAAGAGCTGACGATCCAGGCCGAGCATTACCGCAACGAGCAGGATGCCCTGCAGAACGACCAGCGTGGCGGCACCCAGGAATTGATGCGACTGGAGCGTGAGATCAGCGGTATTCAGCGTTGGCTGGGCGAGCTGTCGGTGCTCAAGCATCGCTTTGCGCTGGTCGATGACGTCAAGGTGCTGGAGCAGCAACTGCTGGCGGCCAAGGATGCTCACGATGAGTTGGCGGGTGCCTTGGCGCAATCCCGACAGTTCAGTGCCGAGGACCTGGACGAGCGTCTGCGCGACCTGGAAAAACGCTTGAAGTCGGTCAAGCAGCAGCTGGATCACGCGGACAACAACAGCTACGCCAAGCTACGGGAAGAATTCTCGCAGCAGGATGTCGAGCGACTGATGCGCCTGTTCAACAGTTCGCTGTTCAGCCTGCCGCTGGGCGAGCATGGCATCACGCTGGACGAGGAAGGCCTGTGGGTGAAATCCCTGGAGCAGATCCTCGATGGCTTCAAGGGCGAGCGTTTTGAAGTACCGGGGCTGGCCATCGATATCTCGCACATCGAGCCACCGGCGTTGCAGGCCTTGGCGGATCGCGCGGCGTTGCGCGACCAGAAAGAGCGTCTGGAAAAAGAACTCAAGCAGCTGAAAACCCAGCAGGCTGTGGCGTCTGACCGCGCGGCGAGCAAAACCCAGACTGAAGCGCTGTACCAGCAGGTACTTGATGCGCAGAAAGCGCTGGAAGACTTCCGTCGCGCGCAGACCCTGAGCGCAGAAGAAGGCGAGAAACTGGAAAACCTGGCGCAGATGGAAGCGGCGCAAGATGAGTTGAAGCGTTCCAGTGATGCGTTTACCGAGCGCGTCCAGCAGTTGTCGGCCAAGCTGCAATTGGTCGGCCGTCAGATCGGCGACATGGAAGCCAAGCAGCGCACGCTGGATGACGCCTTGCGCCGTCGTCAGTTGCTGCCGGCGGACTTGCCGTTCGGCACGCCGTTCATGGACCCGGTCGACGATTCCATGGACAACCTGCTGCCGCTGCTCAATGACTATCAGGACAGCTGGCAAGGTTTGTTGCGCGCCGATGGCCAGATCGAAGCGCTGTATGCGCAGGTGCGCCTCAAGGGCGTGGCCAAGTTCGACAGCGAGGACGACGTTGAGCGTCGCCTGCAACTGCTGATCAACGCTTATGCACACCGTACCGATGAAGCCCTGACCCTGGGCAAGGCGCGCCGTGCAGCCGTCACCGATATCGCCCGGACCCTGCGCAATATCCGTAGCGACTACGACAGCCTTGAGCACCAGTTGGCGTTGTTCAACCGCGAGATCAACAAGCGCCAGGTGTCCAACCTGCAAAGCTTCCGTATTGTGCTGGCGCCGAACAAGGAAGCGCTCAAGCATATCGACCAGATCATCCACAGTGCCGGTCAGTATGAAGAAGGCGAGACGCTGTCGGTGTTCGACCTAAGCCATAGCGCCGAGCAGGACAACAAGAACGAAGAAGCCAAGGAGTACCTGGCGCGCCTGGTAGCTGCCAACCATAACCAGTTGGGCCTAAAGGATTTGTTCGAACTGGCGTTCGAGATCACCAAGGTAAACGGTCAGCCGGTGATTCATACCGATATCGATGGTGCGGCGTCCAACGGCACCACCATGACCATCAAGGCGCTGACCAACATGTACTTGTTGCTGCACTTGATGGATCGCGACCAAGCCGGGCGTGTGCGTTTGCCGTACTACCTCGACGAGGCAGCAGACATCGATGAGAAGAACCAGGCCGCCTTGCTGGAGACGAGCTTGCAGCTGGGCTTCGTGCCTATTCTGGCCAGTGTGAAGCCGCAGGTATCCGCCCAGGTGGCGATCGACCTGGAAGGCGGTAGCGGGCCGAACGGGATCTATATCGATGAGGCGGATTGGAAGTACATCCGTCGTCACGATGTAGTGAAGGCGACGGTGAACGTGCAGGCGGATGAGCCGGAGTTGGATGAGGTCTGA
- the mksE gene encoding Mks condensin complex protein MksE produces the protein MHLDLSELSQLAPIFRELFKGYHVSRRDPELYAQLSNFQDQYRTLFKALGFELVCDTRGFYYFVPDTAVAAAQVNKTAQRLALFTFIIVEHLADQGRDPIAVLDGGSLGRDELPSLLEKYRDLFIQAEVQTQEELEEKIMRRMTQLGFASEDNGIYRFLPPMHRFLDVCLSVQQDRDLAASVHSVLPLPAPVIIDEDSDEKLLKTDDPLDLSDFADESEEDALARAIAEEQETDA, from the coding sequence ATGCATCTTGATCTATCCGAACTGTCCCAACTGGCGCCGATCTTTCGCGAGCTGTTCAAGGGTTACCACGTCAGCCGCCGCGATCCGGAGCTGTACGCGCAACTGTCGAACTTCCAGGACCAGTACCGCACGCTGTTCAAGGCCCTGGGCTTTGAGCTGGTGTGCGATACGCGGGGCTTCTACTACTTCGTGCCGGACACCGCCGTGGCTGCCGCGCAGGTAAACAAGACCGCGCAGCGCCTGGCGTTGTTCACGTTCATCATCGTCGAGCACTTGGCCGACCAGGGTCGTGACCCGATTGCCGTGCTGGATGGTGGCAGCCTGGGCCGCGATGAGCTGCCGTCGCTGTTGGAGAAGTACCGCGACCTGTTTATCCAGGCCGAAGTGCAGACCCAGGAAGAGCTCGAAGAAAAAATCATGCGCCGCATGACCCAGCTGGGTTTTGCCAGCGAAGACAACGGCATTTACCGCTTCCTGCCGCCGATGCACCGTTTCCTGGATGTGTGCCTGTCGGTGCAGCAGGACCGCGACCTCGCTGCCAGCGTGCACAGCGTGTTGCCACTGCCGGCGCCGGTGATCATCGACGAAGACAGCGATGAGAAATTGCTGAAAACCGATGACCCTCTCGACTTGAGCGACTTCGCGGATGAAAGCGAAGAAGACGCCCTGGCCCGCGCCATTGCCGAAGAACAGGAGACCGACGCATGA
- the mksB gene encoding Mks condensin complex protein MksB — translation MIEPKRVLRALAEHWALLEPLCEHFDQGTLSLSELRAQLAAQQLDSTPQDITSLLDVWIRLDILVPVAKSPNRFELNAQIHDFLAYLRKEHRLGLCLEIEAYLRHLERLAGYIQDAFDIRDGHDLARQLRLLDMRVRDVLKKLANDEQALAAVADRAKTSDRQIPLRQRYAEVLATWDEYVEPMIQLVNADGAFEQGVRKVENVLLRMLTEQQRLGHLVDDDMLLRTHARILEMQTSAQLTLRHARELLLPLREEARRHNAVTRGAALALSAIRRKGLDAVPQAAMPMFTRPQSTFLGSASQVEAYVYALANFEPKPARFPKAHKSHKGEAQRAPRTVKEMLERCEDALPMPDLMTWLLEQEPDGATDELLYWFSRLSREKRFKRERLERRDYHTHEHQVSLRSFALLPATPDAAENSASTPYAS, via the coding sequence ATGATCGAACCCAAGCGCGTCCTGCGCGCCCTCGCCGAACACTGGGCCTTACTTGAGCCACTGTGCGAACACTTCGACCAAGGCACCCTGAGCCTTAGCGAACTGCGTGCGCAACTGGCCGCCCAACAACTGGACAGCACGCCCCAGGACATCACCAGCCTGCTGGACGTGTGGATTCGCCTGGATATCCTGGTGCCTGTCGCCAAGAGCCCGAACCGTTTCGAGCTCAACGCGCAGATCCACGACTTCCTGGCTTATCTTCGTAAGGAGCACCGGCTTGGCCTGTGCCTGGAAATCGAAGCCTACCTGCGCCACCTCGAACGCCTGGCCGGGTATATCCAGGACGCCTTCGACATTCGTGATGGCCACGACCTGGCCCGCCAGCTGCGCCTGCTCGACATGCGCGTGCGCGACGTGTTGAAAAAACTCGCCAACGACGAACAGGCCCTAGCCGCCGTGGCCGACCGCGCCAAGACCAGCGACCGCCAGATCCCGTTGCGCCAGCGCTACGCCGAAGTCCTGGCGACCTGGGACGAATACGTCGAACCGATGATCCAACTGGTGAACGCCGACGGCGCCTTCGAGCAAGGCGTGCGCAAGGTGGAGAATGTGCTGCTGCGCATGCTCACTGAGCAACAGCGCCTCGGCCACCTGGTGGACGACGACATGCTGCTGCGCACCCACGCGCGCATCCTCGAAATGCAGACTAGCGCCCAACTGACTTTGCGTCATGCGCGGGAACTGCTGTTGCCTCTGCGCGAAGAAGCGCGCCGGCACAACGCCGTGACCCGTGGCGCGGCGCTGGCGCTGTCGGCGATCCGCCGCAAAGGCCTGGACGCGGTACCGCAAGCAGCGATGCCGATGTTTACCCGGCCGCAAAGCACCTTCCTCGGCAGTGCCAGCCAGGTGGAAGCTTATGTGTATGCCCTGGCGAATTTCGAGCCGAAACCGGCGCGGTTCCCCAAGGCGCACAAATCCCACAAGGGCGAAGCCCAGCGCGCACCGCGGACGGTCAAGGAAATGCTCGAGCGCTGCGAAGACGCGCTGCCGATGCCGGACTTGATGACCTGGCTGCTGGAGCAGGAACCGGACGGCGCGACCGACGAGTTGCTGTACTGGTTCTCGCGCCTCTCGCGCGAAAAACGCTTCAAGCGCGAGCGCCTGGAACGCCGCGATTACCACACACACGAGCACCAGGTCAGCCTGCGCTCATTCGCCCTGCTCCCGGCCACGCCTGACGCGGCCGAGAATTCCGCGAGCACACCTTATGCATCTTGA
- a CDS encoding energy transducer TonB, translating to MQVVNWLPRTELPFAAPSRPELLQALEPYEAFESSGEEAAAPVAVVKPVPEARPVVERAKIEVPRPSPVVKAVVVEEAAPVAKAPVVPPPRFALQLLRAGRCLLLVELPTGERFQTRDPAYMLLKDMLRAAGLPDSPQIVGDPVRWPLLVRGTMDQGPEAARDFVQGFVSARLEDEPCVCLWLIGLPAVRFAGEANAEAWYRELQVEGLGSVWALPGLELLMEEPQRKADVWQAMRRLMARWKTTDE from the coding sequence ATGCAGGTGGTCAACTGGCTGCCCCGCACCGAACTGCCGTTTGCCGCACCGTCGCGGCCTGAGCTGTTGCAGGCGCTTGAGCCCTATGAGGCGTTCGAGTCTTCGGGCGAGGAGGCGGCCGCGCCGGTTGCGGTGGTCAAGCCTGTGCCCGAGGCGCGCCCCGTGGTCGAGCGGGCGAAGATCGAAGTGCCGCGCCCATCGCCGGTCGTCAAAGCCGTGGTCGTCGAAGAGGCCGCGCCGGTGGCCAAGGCTCCGGTGGTGCCGCCACCGCGCTTCGCCCTGCAATTGCTGCGGGCCGGGCGTTGCCTGCTGCTGGTCGAGTTACCGACCGGCGAGCGTTTCCAGACCCGCGACCCGGCCTACATGCTGCTCAAGGACATGCTGCGCGCCGCCGGCCTGCCCGATAGCCCACAGATTGTCGGCGACCCGGTGCGCTGGCCGTTGCTGGTGCGCGGCACCATGGACCAGGGCCCGGAAGCGGCGCGGGATTTTGTGCAAGGCTTTGTGTCGGCGCGCCTGGAAGACGAACCCTGTGTATGCCTGTGGCTGATCGGCCTGCCCGCCGTGCGGTTTGCCGGCGAAGCCAACGCCGAGGCCTGGTACCGCGAACTGCAAGTCGAAGGCTTGGGTTCGGTGTGGGCCCTGCCGGGCCTGGAATTATTAATGGAAGAGCCACAGCGTAAGGCTGATGTCTGGCAAGCCATGCGCCGGCTGATGGCGCGCTGGAAAACAACCGATGAGTGA
- the rimI gene encoding ribosomal protein S18-alanine N-acetyltransferase gives MSEALSFRPMTEADLDAVLKIEYAAFSHPWTRGIFLDGLGKYQIWLMFEGEQQVGHGVVQIILDEAHLLNITVKPENQSRGLGLALLEHLMSRAYAANARECFLEVRDSNTGAFRLYERYGFNEIGRRRDYYPAVGGREDAVVMACTLID, from the coding sequence ATGAGTGAGGCTTTATCCTTCCGCCCGATGACCGAGGCCGACCTCGACGCCGTGCTGAAAATTGAATACGCGGCTTTCAGCCACCCCTGGACCCGCGGAATTTTTCTCGACGGGCTGGGCAAGTATCAGATCTGGTTGATGTTTGAAGGTGAGCAGCAGGTGGGGCACGGTGTGGTGCAGATCATCCTTGATGAAGCGCATTTGCTGAATATCACCGTCAAGCCGGAGAACCAGAGCCGTGGCCTGGGTTTGGCGCTGTTGGAGCACTTGATGTCCCGTGCCTATGCCGCCAATGCGCGTGAGTGCTTCCTGGAAGTGCGGGATAGCAATACCGGCGCATTTCGCTTGTATGAGCGCTACGGCTTCAACGAGATCGGACGGCGTCGGGATTACTACCCTGCTGTGGGGGGGCGCGAGGATGCGGTCGTCATGGCCTGCACCCTGATCGACTGA
- a CDS encoding serine kinase/phosphatase, with protein sequence MTESRRPYGATQPEPIDDNEDRMGSMRELDFDEPDQTAEIGDEIPPREREHLIPDERVREAGMTGASTDDHESTDDDMSPETLIREDGARDAREEGDDNPADFDLSIVDEDEIGGGNGLDEAELADLDPVDGNR encoded by the coding sequence ATGACTGAATCACGACGTCCCTACGGCGCTACACAGCCCGAACCGATTGATGATAACGAAGATCGCATGGGTTCTATGCGCGAGCTGGATTTTGACGAGCCCGATCAAACGGCTGAGATTGGCGATGAAATCCCGCCTCGCGAGCGCGAGCACCTGATACCTGACGAACGGGTACGTGAAGCAGGGATGACCGGAGCGTCCACCGACGATCATGAGTCAACGGATGACGACATGAGCCCGGAAACATTGATCCGCGAGGATGGTGCGCGGGATGCTCGAGAGGAAGGTGACGATAATCCGGCGGATTTCGACTTGAGCATCGTGGACGAGGATGAGATTGGCGGCGGGAATGGGTTGGATGAGGCCGAACTGGCCGACCTTGATCCCGTTGACGGCAATCGCTGA
- the can gene encoding carbonate dehydratase — protein MNELQDLLDNNERWADAIKQEDPEFFAKLARQQTPEYLWIGCSDARVPANEIVGMLPGDLFVHRNVANVVLHTDLNCLSVIQYAVDVLKVKHILVTGHYGCGGVRASMQDRQFGLIDGWLRTIRDLYYENREVLAELPTEEERVDRMCELNVIQQVANVGHTSIVQNAWHRGQSLSIHGCIYGIKDGRWKSLNTTISGFEQLPPQYRLRPLGEV, from the coding sequence ATGAACGAACTACAAGACCTGCTTGATAACAATGAGCGCTGGGCGGACGCGATCAAACAGGAAGATCCCGAATTCTTCGCCAAGCTCGCCCGTCAGCAAACCCCGGAATACCTGTGGATCGGCTGCTCCGATGCACGCGTACCGGCCAACGAGATCGTCGGCATGCTGCCCGGTGATCTGTTTGTGCACCGCAACGTGGCCAATGTGGTGCTGCACACCGACCTCAATTGCCTGTCGGTGATCCAGTACGCCGTGGACGTGCTCAAGGTCAAACACATCCTCGTCACCGGCCACTATGGCTGCGGCGGCGTGCGCGCCTCGATGCAGGACCGGCAGTTCGGCCTGATCGACGGCTGGCTGCGCACCATTCGCGACCTCTACTACGAAAACCGTGAGGTGTTGGCCGAGTTGCCGACCGAAGAAGAACGTGTGGACCGTATGTGCGAGCTGAATGTGATCCAGCAAGTGGCCAACGTTGGTCACACCAGCATTGTGCAAAACGCTTGGCACCGTGGGCAGAGTCTGTCGATCCATGGTTGCATCTACGGCATCAAGGATGGTCGCTGGAAGAGTTTGAACACGACCATCAGTGGCTTTGAGCAACTGCCGCCGCAATATCGTCTGCGTCCGTTGGGTGAAGTCTAG
- the acpA gene encoding acid phosphatase — MSDDHEDHPSADSVAQPPVDTSRRRFLGGAAVLGVGATLSACGNTSEAPGKPVTRPLTPQELDKALRDQVKTVVVIYAENRSFNNLFADFPGVEKPLSALSAADTQQRDRDGSVLSTLPPVWGGVLQVGPQTVDGVTYPSDVQFQENLPNAPFALKGPNAEDLPLSLVTRDLWHVFYQNQMQINGGKNDNFVAWADSGGLVMGHYAQTRYSLRLWDVAKAFVLCDNFFQGAFGGSFLNHQYLVSATAPFYPNAAQSVAKAQIATLQSEDPTDPRLKPLDKSPASAMTGPPQFGPSALTPDGYGVNTLAPPYWPTWIRDPENPDYAKPDLPNVLVPQTHEHIGDKLSKKNVDWAWYAGAWQATLDQFKDSGGIPKIPNFQYHHQPFNYFKKQGPENRAERDKRLRDGGLGDESSTNRFFADAQAGKLPAVTFYKPQGNLNMHAGYADVASGDRHIVRALKVLQDSPQWKNMVVVVTVDENGGWWDHVAPPKGDRWGPGTRVPALVVSPFARKGTVDHTVYDTASILRLITRVFQLETLDGLKQRDDAMIARGQKPMGDLSNALQFSL; from the coding sequence ATGAGTGACGATCACGAAGACCACCCTTCCGCCGATTCCGTAGCCCAGCCGCCGGTAGACACCAGCCGCCGGCGCTTCCTGGGGGGTGCGGCGGTGTTGGGGGTTGGCGCCACCTTGAGTGCCTGCGGCAACACCAGCGAAGCGCCAGGCAAACCTGTGACGCGGCCGCTCACGCCGCAGGAGCTCGACAAAGCGCTGCGTGATCAGGTGAAAACCGTGGTGGTCATCTACGCAGAGAATCGCAGCTTCAACAATTTGTTTGCCGATTTCCCCGGGGTGGAGAAACCGCTGTCGGCACTTTCTGCCGCCGACACCCAGCAACGCGACCGCGACGGCAGCGTACTGAGCACGCTGCCCCCGGTTTGGGGTGGCGTATTGCAAGTGGGCCCGCAGACTGTAGATGGGGTGACCTACCCCAGCGACGTGCAATTCCAGGAAAACCTGCCTAACGCGCCATTTGCTCTTAAGGGCCCCAACGCTGAAGACTTGCCCTTGAGCCTGGTGACCCGCGACTTGTGGCATGTGTTTTATCAAAACCAGATGCAGATCAACGGCGGCAAGAACGATAACTTCGTCGCCTGGGCGGACTCCGGCGGCTTGGTGATGGGCCACTACGCCCAGACCCGTTATTCGCTACGCCTGTGGGACGTGGCCAAGGCGTTTGTGCTCTGCGATAACTTTTTCCAGGGGGCTTTCGGTGGCTCGTTCCTCAACCACCAGTATCTGGTCAGCGCCACCGCGCCGTTTTACCCGAATGCGGCTCAATCGGTAGCCAAGGCGCAGATCGCCACGCTGCAAAGTGAAGATCCCACCGACCCGCGCCTCAAGCCGCTGGACAAGTCCCCGGCCAGCGCCATGACTGGCCCCCCGCAGTTCGGTCCCAGCGCCCTCACCCCGGATGGCTACGGCGTGAACACCCTGGCCCCGCCCTACTGGCCGACCTGGATTCGGGACCCGGAAAATCCGGATTACGCCAAGCCCGACCTGCCCAACGTGCTGGTGCCGCAAACCCACGAACACATCGGCGACAAGCTGTCGAAAAAGAACGTCGACTGGGCGTGGTACGCCGGCGCGTGGCAAGCGACGTTGGACCAGTTCAAGGATTCGGGCGGGATTCCGAAGATTCCGAACTTCCAGTATCACCACCAGCCGTTCAACTACTTCAAAAAACAAGGCCCCGAGAACCGCGCCGAACGTGACAAACGCCTGCGCGACGGTGGTTTGGGTGATGAGTCGAGCACCAACAGGTTCTTCGCCGACGCCCAAGCCGGCAAGCTGCCCGCCGTGACCTTCTACAAGCCTCAGGGCAACCTGAACATGCATGCGGGTTATGCCGACGTGGCCTCGGGCGACCGCCACATCGTCCGCGCCTTGAAAGTCCTGCAAGACAGCCCGCAGTGGAAAAATATGGTGGTGGTGGTGACCGTCGACGAAAACGGCGGCTGGTGGGACCACGTGGCTCCGCCCAAGGGCGACCGCTGGGGTCCTGGCACGCGGGTGCCGGCGCTCGTGGTGTCACCGTTCGCGCGCAAAGGCACGGTGGACCATACGGTGTACGACACGGCATCGATCCTGCGGTTGATCACCCGAGTGTTCCAGCTGGAGACCTTGGACGGCCTGAAGCAACGTGATGACGCGATGATCGCCCGCGGCCAAAAGCCGATGGGCGACTTGAGTAACGCTTTGCAATTCAGCCTGTAG
- a CDS encoding short-chain fatty acid transporter produces the protein MADAIEESRYARFALRCSNFAERWFPDSWVFAALAVIIVAVAALGMGAAPTDAAKAFGDGFWSLIPFTMQMAFVVIGGYVVASSPPAVKLIDRLARIPKNGRSAVAWVALISMVASLLNWGLSLVFGGLLVRALARRTDLRMDYRAAGAAAYLGLGAVWALGLSSSAAQLQANPASLPPSILSITGVIPFTDTIFLWQSGVLLLALIVVSLIIAYATAPGPNSARDAKACGVDPAFNLPKLQAPTRPGEWLEHSPLLTILLALLAAGWLFHEFSTKPAISAISGLNTYNFLFIMVGALLHWRPRSFLDAVARAVPTTTGVLIQFPLYGSIAALMTVVKGGDGQTLAHHISTFFTSIASHDTYALLMGVYSAVLGFFIPSGGGKWIIEAPYVMQVANDLQYHLGWAVQIYNAAEALPNLINPFYMLPLLGVLGLKARDLIGFSFVQLLVHTPLVLFLLWALGTTLKYLPPVMP, from the coding sequence GTGGCCGATGCTATCGAAGAAAGCCGCTATGCCCGATTTGCCCTGCGCTGTTCCAACTTCGCCGAACGCTGGTTTCCAGACTCCTGGGTGTTTGCCGCCCTCGCCGTGATCATTGTCGCCGTGGCGGCCCTGGGCATGGGCGCCGCGCCGACCGATGCTGCCAAAGCCTTTGGTGATGGGTTCTGGAGCCTGATCCCCTTTACGATGCAGATGGCCTTTGTAGTGATCGGTGGTTATGTGGTGGCCAGCTCGCCGCCTGCGGTAAAACTGATCGACCGCCTGGCGCGTATCCCCAAGAACGGTCGCTCGGCCGTGGCCTGGGTGGCGTTGATCTCGATGGTCGCCTCATTGTTGAACTGGGGCTTGTCCCTGGTGTTTGGTGGGTTGCTGGTGCGGGCGTTGGCGCGTCGTACCGATTTGCGCATGGATTATCGCGCGGCCGGTGCTGCGGCTTACTTGGGGCTCGGTGCCGTGTGGGCGTTGGGGCTGTCGTCGTCGGCCGCGCAGTTGCAGGCCAACCCGGCGAGCCTGCCGCCGTCGATTTTGTCGATCACTGGGGTGATCCCGTTCACCGACACGATTTTCCTGTGGCAATCCGGCGTGCTGTTGCTGGCGCTGATCGTGGTGTCGCTGATCATCGCCTATGCCACCGCGCCCGGCCCGAACAGCGCGCGCGATGCCAAGGCCTGCGGCGTCGACCCGGCGTTCAATCTGCCGAAGCTACAAGCACCGACCCGACCGGGCGAATGGCTGGAACACAGCCCGTTGCTGACTATCCTGTTGGCGTTGCTGGCTGCCGGCTGGCTGTTCCATGAGTTCTCGACCAAGCCGGCGATCAGCGCCATCTCGGGGCTGAACACCTATAACTTCCTGTTCATCATGGTTGGCGCCCTGCTGCACTGGCGCCCGCGCAGCTTCCTCGATGCAGTGGCCCGTGCGGTGCCGACCACCACCGGTGTACTGATCCAGTTCCCGCTGTACGGCTCGATCGCGGCACTGATGACCGTGGTCAAAGGCGGCGACGGCCAGACGCTGGCACACCATATCTCGACCTTCTTCACCTCCATCGCCTCCCATGACACCTACGCGCTGCTGATGGGCGTGTACTCGGCGGTGCTGGGCTTCTTTATCCCGTCAGGCGGTGGCAAGTGGATCATCGAAGCGCCCTATGTGATGCAAGTGGCCAATGACCTGCAGTACCACTTGGGCTGGGCGGTGCAGATTTATAACGCCGCTGAAGCGTTGCCGAACCTGATCAACCCGTTCTACATGCTGCCGCTGCTGGGGGTATTGGGGTTGAAGGCGCGGGATTTGATCGGCTTTTCGTTCGTGCAGTTGCTGGTGCACACGCCGCTGGTGTTGTTCCTGTTGTGGGCGTTGGGGACGACGTTGAAATATTTGCCTCCGGTGATGCCTTAA